The nucleotide window CCATTCCTTCAATCACTCCTACCCCATCACCGCCCCCAATGAATACTCTCTCTTCTTCGCCAATTGCGCTCCAGAATGCCAGGTCAGCATGTCGCTCCGCACCGAGATGTACAATCTGGATGCTGCGGGCCCCGGCATCCCCCCCGTCAAGGACTACCTCCCTGCAGGTCAGACCCAGCTTCCATTTCTGTATTTCTTATTCTCTGTCGCGTATTTGGTTTTCCTTGTCGTTTGGGTCTTGGTGTGTGTCCGGAACAAGCGGTCAGTCCACCGCATCCATCTCCTCAtggtgggtctgatcttgatcAAGGCGCTGAATTTGATCTGCGCCGCTGAAGATAAGCACTACATTAAGGTGACGGGGACACCCCACGGATGGGACATCCTCTTCTATATATTCCAGTTCATCAGGGTCACACTCCTCTTCACCATCATTGTCCTGATCGGGACGGGGTGGTCATTCCTTAAGCCCTTCCTccaggagaaggagaagaaggtgcTGATGATTGTGATCCCGCTGCAAGTTGTGGCTAATGTAGCGTCTGCTGTGATCGGCGAGACGGGGCCCTTCATCAAGGACTGGGTCACCTGGAACCAGGTGTTCCTGCTGGTTGATATCGCATGTTGTTGTGCGATCATCTTCCCGATCGTGTGGTCCATCCGTTCATTGAGGGAGACATCCAAGACAGACGGGAAGGCCGCAAGGAATCTCGCGAAGCTGACGCTGTTCCGGCAGTTCTATATCGTTGTGGTGGGGTACCTGTACTTCACAAGAATAGTGGTCTACGCGCTCAGGACGATTGCAGCATATAAGTACCAGTGGGTCAGTGCGGCCGCCGAGGAGGCTGCGAGCCTTGCATTCTACTTGTTTATATTCTACATGTTCCGGCCAGTGGAGAGGAATGAGTACTTTGTCATTGACGATGAGGAAGAAGAGGCTGCGCAGGCGGCGCTCCGTGATGATGAGTTTGAGCTCTGAACTCGGCTGAGGATCGGAAAATGGTATTGTCCTTTCAAGTCTCTGGGGAATCAGGGGCTCTTGAATGTAACATCTAGAGGATGGGTTGCAGGGAGTTTTCATTAGAACGGCTGTTTGTGGTGTgatgctctctttttttttttttcttgctataACTGTCACGTTTTGagatttttgttttttgggtgTGGGTGTTGGACTCATGGAATGTTTTTTCGGATACTATTCGTTgctaaatctgaaatttaaagcatttcctgtattttttttttctttctaatatcTCTCTACATTAGTTGTTGTACTGTATTGTTTGCATTTCGGAATAAGTCCTACAATTCCTTCTTTACTCTTCTGCCTTTGGTTATGCACAAATGTAGTGAATTGAGGAGGCTTGGTTTTTGATTGGTAGGAAATTTCCAAATTGTAATGATGTTTTCAAGTATTCATAATATGGAAGTAACCCTTAAATTGCAGTTACAGTTAACTTTTTCTGTCGAACTAATTATTGCAGTTCATTTCAATGGTGTATACAAAGTAGCCTCAGATTATAACTTTCTTTATGAAACTATAACTGTAAAATGTAATATTTATTCCAGGATCTGTCTGTGATACCCTTCTGGATATCGCTTGCTGTCTTTCTAATAAAATGCTGATCTCACCACTGGTTTGAGTTTGTTTTCTTGACTTctaggcaatgttttaaatattgatgatatcggccaatatatacCACGATATAACTTGTATCCCAGCTGTGTGATATGAAACGCACAGGtcgtgccgatatatcccacatgtttgatccggtgagtaTTTTCAATTTCTGGTCCCTttttattgaaattatgttaaatcagtgttaaatggttacaaatccattggttcttcatgttttgcatgaaaaagcatggaattagagctctgatttcgatatccattggttcttcatgttttccatgttttgtttcaaaattttccttcaaccaactatcaattgagactaatttcgaagtatttaggagtatttaataaaataatcatcacatacactctaattttgaaatttgagtataggtggtctgatttgggaaAATTGGGGTAAATgcaaaatttctccaatttctcccaaattacttgcaatgttgcactccaaacatgaaatcaagcatgtatgagggctgatctactgatttgttaagtctttgccaaattttggaaaataaaaattatttttaaattaaaaaatattaaaatattatttttttctctcgaaatttcccttcaaccagctctcaatcgagactaatttcgaagtatttaggagtgtttgatgaaatgatcatcacatacactctaaatgttatgcattcaatttgaatatagttgaattagttcagtcagacaacgctgagcttaggaccctatacaaaggaaccTTATTATGTGAgcttcttttttgagatattatttaaaagtgtgtacTAAGGTCTTTTTTgataatccttgaagtttcattgaaaatttcaacaatttccccaatgtttccccatgttttccaaaaagtgcgataaattacgtgatacaaatgatatatcccgtgtgataaccaatgtatatctgtatcccaaggttgcgataTCTAaaacgataccaatatttcgaacactgcttctaggtagtttttttttttggaacctaGAAAGACTATATGGCTGTTTTTGGGGCTAGACGATTGAAATCGATATTCCCTGAAAACTTGTTGTATGTTTAAGGTGAACTAGGAATTTTAATAAGGATTTCTTTATTGTGGAATCCTACTGCGTTGATGCTAATCTTGGCTTTTTACTTAAGTACTGTAGAATGTTTACTTTGTGGGTCAGGTACTTTGTCCATCTCTTGGAAGTGATTGCTGCAGAACCATGTCTTCAAaatttcttcatgattttctttatttACTAATGATTTCAACACGATGTCACCGTTATTTACTTCAAATCATGCTTGCTAAAAAAAGGTTATGCTTATTTTTGAAGATTGATTATGTAAACTAACTTCTCAAAAAAACCCGTCATGAAATGCCCTTTGATGGAAATGCACCATAGATTATACGGGCTCTCTAGTAGTTGATACTATAAATGTGAATATATAATTTGTAAAAGTGAGCATAATTTTCCCTTAGTATGGAAGGTTGGGTCCCATTTTTTGATATGTTTGGTGTAGAGTGGGTCCTttgcatctttaaaaaaaaaaaaagaaagaagaagaagagtgggtcCTTTGTGCTTTGTTGAAGGACCTTGCCATTGGGTGGTTTGGAGGGACTCTCTCTAATAACTAATAAGGCTAATGTAATTTTGAAGACGCTCCCATATGCCATTTTGTGGTGTCTGTGGAAAGAAAAGAATTGGagaattgacgcagggatgaacgtgatgaggtcgatcaccgtcttcctcaaggataactactccgaatccatggagcttctctggactcctcacaaagacttcttgaatccacgaggaaaacaaatagaaataattttaaaatatatgaaaaaaacttgttgattgattgatagatgaaataaacgagtctacaaccctttaaatagggataccaagactaggaagaagtttaagaattaaactataactaaaactccctaaaattcgtaacttactataaatagtaaattttctatttatagaaagtgtcctatgtggcttaaccacgttattctcctaatttttctaaacacttttcatgttgggcgcaactcttaaaggccaatagatgaagagttataatcaaactaaaacttactatttatagtaaaaagggaattaaacatggaattcggccgtCGATATGATGAAATCTCTCAAATTCGgagtgggcaacccggcatagccgggttggttggctaaagtagctcgtcttaccccaaaatcacatacggtttgtcgaataactcattccggtttgcgagatatgcatgatttaaggttctaacggtcttgatgacttctgcctctgatcgggccttctctgatccatcgtggacatgaaagtgtctgcgacccactctacatcagtcccctccacttcaaaagaactcgtcctcgagttctcgtgctaCTTCAGTTCTTGATACTTGGTTTGGTGCGCTGtaacgatacctggatcaaaagttatgatcaatttacggtccaccttcttttggtccaaccatgctaggaatgtatctgtggcACGTTATACATCTGACCGCTCAACTTGAAAAGAaatcgtcctcgagttactcaagaaatttggctcatgattctgagataattTCTGAcgctgatgtttattagccattttcttgtacttggcattaatctcttgagctgacacaatacatgtactcatgctttccttgacttaactagtatcgatcagttccttcactcaCGCCTTCAAGATCTGACATTCTTTTCTGACTTTCGTGacaatgagggcggttgggcaagctagccctagggacaaggcctatgtgatgctgGATGTCTCTCATGAAGGACAATCCATCAAGTAAATCTTCGggccagacttctttaaattcaTTCAGGAAaggccttaaacttggaggaatgtccaAGGGTTTCGATTCTTCGCCCTTTACCACTATGGTGTATACCTCGCCGGCTTTCTTGGATTCCTCCACGAAACCTCGAATGGTCAATAGAGAACTCtcatccactttagaagcttcagggtgTTTCTCTGATGCCATAGGGGCAATGCTTATTTTTCGACCGTCCTTAACAAAGACgtaaacattgtctcatcctcggtggatcgcatcacggtctgactaccgtggtcgaccaagtaacatatgataTGCTTCCATGTCTACCACGTTACAAAGTATCTGATCTTTAtaagttttaccaattgaaaacgagacactgcattgttcagttaccttggtctcgttcaccCTTTTAATCCAGCCAATTGAGCAAGGGGAAAGACGTTTTGTTGTAAGTAGCTGCAACTTGGCCACCATCACtttcgagacgatgttctcgctactaccactatatatgatcacatcacagaccttgccGTTGACGGTGCACTGCGTGTGGAATATAttatgtcgctgtggatgtaattctttTCGTGGGGTGTACGTTAATCGCCTCACGACTAGAGATTCGTCACGATCCTCGCCCATCCATTCTTCGCCATGTGCTCCTTCCTCAGtggcttgttcatcttcatcaaagctagggtcttcttctgcggcctcaccTTTAATGCCCCCTTTGTTAATGGTCAAGTGGGTTGCGGGGCGTTGAAGCTTAGATGGGCCACTCCACTCCCACTGGTTGCAAAAGGTTGTGGATGTCCTGCTACTAGTTCTTTTTGTCATGTCAGTTCTGAATCTTGAGTTGGACCCATCATGAGGGGCCGAGTTGAAGGGTAAGGCTGAATAGGAACTCTTGCAAACTGTGTTTCTACCTTACTTGCCAACTGAACTACTTCATCCACGGTCTTGACTGGGCGCAattgaactcggtcctgaattgtcaatcgtaacccacctataaatcgtgctaccttctGTGATTCTGTTTATGACAAATTGTTTCGTGTTATCAactgttggaattcttcagtgtaatctgtgacggttcgattccCTTGTCAGCAATTTCGGTATTGTTGGAACAATACCTGCTTGTAATCACTAGGGATGAATTgtgatcgaagaaggcgtctcatccgtgaccatgatgagatgggtgccttgttctgtCGGGTACGTGAgggttgtaattgctcccaccatgcagaaccACTAGATTTTAATTTGAAGGCTACCAACTTCACCTTTTTATGCTCTGACACATCCATGTAATCGAAACATCGTTTTACTTCTGCAAGCCAGTCGACGAAATCTTTTATACATAATAATCCATTAAAATTAGGCGgttcggccttacctcgatagtctctttcaataCGATCTAGATGATCTCCTCCACGGACTGGTCGTTGGGTAAAGCCGTCATCGAGGTCCTCGTCACTAGAACTCGCATTATCTGGTATAGCCCTATGAttcaccactggtagtgctctaagGAAATTGGGGTTGTGCCGTACAACAACCATGGGCGGTTGAGTATCACCTAGGGATCGAGGGCGGAATTAGCGCATCCATAATATAGTTAAGGgttgcctgcaacccttgcatggtcaactgactctcccggtggaaagcttctattcttttcgaaagataacgaatccctgaatcaccgtccacaggatttatgttcatacctttgttgtttgccatcagccCAAGGGGagtcctcactctgataccatttgacgcagggatgaacgtgatgaggtcgatcaccgtcttccccaaggataactactccgaatccacaatgcttcttggactcctcatagagacttctcgaatccatgaggaaaagaaataaaaataattttaaaatatatgaaagaaacttgttggTTGATTGATAggtgaaataaatgagtctacaaccctttacatagggataccaagactaggaagaagtttaagaattaaactataactaaaactccctaaaattcgtaacttattataaatagtaaattttctatttatagtaagtgtcctatgtggcttaaccacgctattctcctaatttttctacacgcttttcatattgggcgcaactcctaaaggccaacggatgaagagttataatcaaactaaaacttattatttatagtaaaaagggaattaaacatggaatttggccgtcaatatgatggaatcttgcaaattcggcatgggtaaccctgcatagccgggttggttggctaaagtagctcgtcctaccccaaaatcatatatggtacgtcgagtaactcattccggtttgcgagatatgcattttttaaggttctgatggtcttgatgacttctgcctcttatcgggccttctctaatccatcttggacatgaaagtgtccgccaCCCGCTCTACTTCAAGAATCTTCAAAACAAATTTTCATCTATCAAGGCTATATAAATGCAAATTGCCTTGTAATAGTGTTGAATATCAATCAAACTCTATAAGATGAATTGAGGTTAAGTACCAAAGATCAAGGTTCGAGAGAAATTGTGGAAGGAAAGAGGAAATAAGGAGATGGCTGGAAAACATGAGAAGATCATTTTGCTTCCACGGTTTACAAAGAATTTTAAGATTACATGAATTACATAGATGCCCTTATACGTATTGCATAAGGAAGAGTACAAGGCCAAGCTGGGAAGGAAAAAGAGTAACAGAGAATACCACAGGCACCGAAGTACAAAACAAGGTAAAGTGTATATTATAGATAAACTGCTGATGTAACCTATACCATGTCTCTCTCACCCTTTCCCTCAAATTGATGCGATGAGTCATGTAACATcaattaccaacaaggcatgacaggAAATTGTCATGCCTTCATTGAAGAGGTTGGCAAGCTGTGATACTAAGATGAAGCATGTGGTAAGTTGATGTGCCCTTGACTCTTGCGAGTAAGAATGAAATGTCAATCAACTTCAATGTGCtgggcagtgttttaaatagtgaatagcgtgtagcatagctTTCATTCCTTTGAagcgtgaggcataagctacattgcgtgtagcataagctatacACAACTTccagatttttaatcaaggtgcttggttgcaccaatttcatgacaTTCTATACCAggttagactgattaataatgaaatttaacaaaatttcatgatatttggtgcaataaaatgcaacctaaagtaataggaaagggcaatgattaagtataaaggtataGAAAtagcaatgaaactgatttaatattgttatttatattattttaataaaagcattaaaaaagttaactaatttttattggaaatggaaaaatgtaacaaatcattaaaaacatcatgtgagctacatagcgtgtagcatagtCTACATAGTGTGTAGCATAGTCTACGTA belongs to Magnolia sinica isolate HGM2019 chromosome 8, MsV1, whole genome shotgun sequence and includes:
- the LOC131253068 gene encoding protein CANDIDATE G-PROTEIN COUPLED RECEPTOR 7-like, with translation MERTTLLSLLSLISLLSFIFLPSTLAEIKTLAITSDSRPMILIEKFGFTHTGHVHISVSSVSYESLNPSLPPPLSSLLGFFLLSQESLLQILQESQQNPNFCVLSSHHVINLFTFQDLSLNSHSFNHSYPITAPNEYSLFFANCAPECQVSMSLRTEMYNLDAAGPGIPPVKDYLPAGQTQLPFLYFLFSVAYLVFLVVWVLVCVRNKRSVHRIHLLMVGLILIKALNLICAAEDKHYIKVTGTPHGWDILFYIFQFIRVTLLFTIIVLIGTGWSFLKPFLQEKEKKVLMIVIPLQVVANVASAVIGETGPFIKDWVTWNQVFLLVDIACCCAIIFPIVWSIRSLRETSKTDGKAARNLAKLTLFRQFYIVVVGYLYFTRIVVYALRTIAAYKYQWVSAAAEEAASLAFYLFIFYMFRPVERNEYFVIDDEEEEAAQAALRDDEFEL